In Leptolyngbya sp. O-77, the genomic window GCTAAGAAGGGGAGAGTGGATGAACGGTAAGGTGAGAATTTACGAGTTGTCAAAGGAATTGAATCTGGATAATAGAGAGATTTTGGACGTTTGCGAGCAATTGAATATTCCGGTCAAGAGCCACAGCAGCACTATTTCCGAAGCTGAGGCAGCCCGTATCCGCTCAGCGGCCGAGCGGCTTGCCCACAGCCCTTCTGCATCCCATACCCCTCCTGTTCACCGGCCTACCTCAACGCCTTCTTCTATGCCTCAACGAAAACAGAGCGCCGTGCAGCCGCCTGTTAAAAAGCAACAAATTCTTGAAGTCCGTCGCCATCGCCCTGCGGTAGAGCCACCTAAGCGGCCAGAAGTTCAGCCTGCTCCGACCCCGCAGCCCACCTCATCTGCGCCGGTGCGTCCGGATCGTCCAGCAGCAGAGCCTGCTGAGGCACGGACAGTTGAGCCTCGGCCAATTGCCACTCCTCCTGCTGTTCAAAAGCCTGCGACTCCCGTTTCGGAAGCACCCAAATCGGAAGCACCCAAAGAAGTAGAGCCTCCTCCAGTTGAAGCGCCCCAGCCGCCTCCTGTGCGCCCTGAAGTGGCTGAGTCTGCACCATTGCCCGAAGAGCAGCCCTCTTTGATGGGGCCGCCTTCTAAGCCTGTGCGGACAGAGTCTGTGAGTTCCGTGAGCCGCCCAGTTCTGAAGAAGGCGAGCGATCGCAGTGATCAGGTGGTAATGCGAGTGGGAGGCGATGGCCAAGGGCTTCGGCGATCGCCCACTGCCTCTCGCCCAGAGTCCCGCTCTGGAGAAGCCAGCGAGTCCGCCCCCCGTCGCATTGGTATTACAGAAACTTCTGAACCGCCTGTATTGCGCGCTAAGCCAGTGCTGGAGCTACGTCGCAAGCCCGTTCGTCCGACGGCTCCGGGCGCGTCCGAAGAGTCCAGCGCAGCCGATACCCGCAGCGCGGTCAGTATGCCTATCCTGGCAGAGCCGCCCACGCTCAAGCCCAAGCCTACGCCACCGACTAAGGTGGCGAAGCGCGGTAAGGAGTGGGAAGAGGAAGACGAGGAAAATCCCAACAAGGTAGCTAAGGCCGGTGTGAAGTCCAAGCGGCGATCGCCCAATGTGTTGGACGACGACGAAGACATCGATTTGGATGAGGTGCTAGATGGAACCGACAGAGATGATTCGGCCCCAACCGCCCTCAGCATTTCGCTGATGCGCCCGCCCAAGCCCAAGAGCCAAAAAGCTCCAGCAAAGCCCGTGGCGGTGGCTGCACCGACGCAGCGGCGGCGCGGGGGTTCTAGCAACGAGCGCTTTAGTCGGCGCGATCGCCGCGAACAGCAGGAAACTCGCCAGCGCCCCGAAATCATTACCCTCACGGGCAGCCTGACGGTGGCAGAACTCGCTGATATGCTGGTTGTTCCCGAAACCGAAGTCATCCGCGCCCTGTTTATGAAGGGCATCATGACCACGGTAAACCAGGTTCTCGACATCCCCACCGCGACGATGGTGGCGGAAGAGATGGGCATTTTGGTGGATACCGAAGCGCCTGAAGCAGAGGCGAAGAAAGTCACAGAAATGCTTGATGCAGGAGATCTGGAAAATCTCCAGCGCCGTCCGCCTGTGGTGACCATTATGGGTCACGTAGACCACGGCAAAACCACCCTACTCGACTCGATCCGCAAGACCAAGGTGGCTCAAGGCGAGGCAGGGGGCATCACGCAGCATATCGGCGCGTATCACGTTGATGTGGAACATAACGGCGAGACGCAGCAGGTCGTGTTCCTGGATACGCCGGGTCACGAAGCCTTTACCGCTATGCGGGCGCGGGGTGCGCGGGTCACGGATATTGCGATTCTGGTGGTGGCGGCAGACGACGGGGTGCGTCCTCAAACCATCGAGGCGATTAGCCACGCCAAGGCGGCTGAAGTTCCCATCGTGGTCGCCATTAATAAGATAGACAAGGAAGAAGCCCAACCCGATCGCGTGAAGCAAGAGCTAACTGAATATGGGCTGGTGGCTGAAGAGTGGGGCGGCG contains:
- the infB gene encoding translation initiation factor IF-2; the protein is MPQRKQSAVQPPVKKQQILEVRRHRPAVEPPKRPEVQPAPTPQPTSSAPVRPDRPAAEPAEARTVEPRPIATPPAVQKPATPVSEAPKSEAPKEVEPPPVEAPQPPPVRPEVAESAPLPEEQPSLMGPPSKPVRTESVSSVSRPVLKKASDRSDQVVMRVGGDGQGLRRSPTASRPESRSGEASESAPRRIGITETSEPPVLRAKPVLELRRKPVRPTAPGASEESSAADTRSAVSMPILAEPPTLKPKPTPPTKVAKRGKEWEEEDEENPNKVAKAGVKSKRRSPNVLDDDEDIDLDEVLDGTDRDDSAPTALSISLMRPPKPKSQKAPAKPVAVAAPTQRRRGGSSNERFSRRDRREQQETRQRPEIITLTGSLTVAELADMLVVPETEVIRALFMKGIMTTVNQVLDIPTATMVAEEMGILVDTEAPEAEAKKVTEMLDAGDLENLQRRPPVVTIMGHVDHGKTTLLDSIRKTKVAQGEAGGITQHIGAYHVDVEHNGETQQVVFLDTPGHEAFTAMRARGARVTDIAILVVAADDGVRPQTIEAISHAKAAEVPIVVAINKIDKEEAQPDRVKQELTEYGLVAEEWGGDTIMVPVSALTGENLDTLLEMILLVSEVEDLYANPDRPAKGTVIEAHLDKAKGPVATLLIQNGTLRVGDILVAGSVFGKVRAMVDDRGKRVEEGKPSFAVEVLGLSDVPAAGDEFDVYLDEKEARAIASNRTDQQRLSRLQQAMSSRRVSLNTISSQAQEGDLKELNLILKADVQGSVEAILAALQQLPQKEVQVRVLLAAPGEITETDVDLAAASSAVIIGFNTTFASGARQAADQADVDVRDYTVIYALLDDIQGAMEGLLEPELVEEPLGQVEVRAVFTVGKGAVAGCYVKEGKVIRNSKLRVRRGGEVIFEGNLDSLKRMKEDAKEVNAGYECGIGVDNFKDWQEGDIIEVYRLITKRRTLSA